In the genome of Ammoniphilus sp. CFH 90114, the window GGAACAAATCAAAGTGTTTATTCGTTAGTGACTATTAATTGACTTAATTGCGAGGGGAATTTATCAGATGAAAATGAGGAATGAACTGCTGTACAAATGCTTTAAACAGGGATCACGAAGTATTTGGAATCAATTTGGTGATTTTACTGAAAAAGGATTTTCTGTTGGAGAAGAGACTATAACTGAAACTACATTGTTAGATTTAGTTAAAAAAATGCCCAATCTAATGCTGTCTAGAAAATTTGAAGCTGCAATAAAGCCTTTTAATAAAGCAGAAGAGAGAGATAATGGGGCGGATTGGGAATGGTATATTATTGATGGAGAAGAGTGGATTAAATTTTTGGTTCAAGCTAAAAAATTAAAAACTGAACTGCAGAAAAAAAAGATCAAAATGTATTATGAACTAAAAAGAGAATATAAGGATGGAACTACACAATGTCAGAATTTAATCTACCATGCTTGGACTAATGGCTTTATTCCTATATACTGCTTTTATAATTTTTTTGATGTTAGTGAAAATGAAAAATTTCTCCCAGAAAGTGGGGATGTTGCATTTCCTGCAGATTATGAGTTACTTGGATGGACTTACTGTTATGCTGATATGGTTTACAAATATGAAAAGAATAAAACTTTTGAAGAAATGCAATCCTTTACAACAACCGTAGCATCTATTTTTTGTTCAGATAAGTCAATTTATGAGATCTTAGAAGACTATAATGATGATGATGATGATGATGATGGTGGCGGAATCTCTGTTAAAGTTCCAACCGATAACTATGGTGGTGGAAGTTTCTTACATAAGCCAGAGATAAAACCACAAAAGTTGGGTACCTTACCTGACTATGTAAAGCAGATGCTTTCTGATACAAAAGTAAATGTAGGGGATTATGGGCAAATTCAAGATCCGAATGCTAGTCCCCAGTCGTCGCAGTTAGTAGCAGTAACTATTCGGGTACCAGTAAATAATGAAAATGAAGAACATGAAAATCAAATTCAGTCAAGTTCTAAAAGTAGTAGTTCTTTTACTTCGAATAATAAGAAAGAAAAAAGGTTAGTAAATTCAAATCAAGAACAAAGAGGAGCTTTTGTTTAGCTTCAAACTATTTCGATGACTAGTAATGATAATATGGAATACAGAAAGATACCGTCCGAATCAGTAGAGGTATCTTTTTGTATAGGAAGAAGCATAGTTAAGCCCAACCTTCGTTTTATAATTGAGATTCCTTGAACTATCTGTATAAATCACATAACACGTACAAACCTCTTCTTCATTCCTTTTGATTGGTTTACATTTCATCAAACTTATCTATCAGATAATCTATTAATAAAATACATCTTAGTGAGTTTAATTCAGTTCCATAGTTGGTATCTGCACCATGAAGAATAGCATGTCTACTTAAAGGTGAATCAAGAACTTGACCATGATGAAAACTACTTAGAACAAAATTAAAGAAAAATAATTGAATGGTATCATCAAAGCTAAAGCTACTTTTTTTACTAAGTAATGATTGAGCATAATCCTTTAGTTTATCCTGTTTTAGCCAACCTGTATGTTTAAATTGTTCAACAATAATTCCTTCAATTTGCGGAAGTAGGGTT includes:
- a CDS encoding DUF6615 family protein produces the protein MKMRNELLYKCFKQGSRSIWNQFGDFTEKGFSVGEETITETTLLDLVKKMPNLMLSRKFEAAIKPFNKAEERDNGADWEWYIIDGEEWIKFLVQAKKLKTELQKKKIKMYYELKREYKDGTTQCQNLIYHAWTNGFIPIYCFYNFFDVSENEKFLPESGDVAFPADYELLGWTYCYADMVYKYEKNKTFEEMQSFTTTVASIFCSDKSIYEILEDYNDDDDDDDGGGISVKVPTDNYGGGSFLHKPEIKPQKLGTLPDYVKQMLSDTKVNVGDYGQIQDPNASPQSSQLVAVTIRVPVNNENEEHENQIQSSSKSSSSFTSNNKKEKRLVNSNQEQRGAFV